The Gemmatimonadota bacterium nucleotide sequence GAAGCGTCTTTCCTGCGCGAGTCGTGAGACCTCGGCGAGCAGGTCGTCCCGCAGCGTGCAGCAGATGCAGCCGTTCGTCATCTCGACCAGTTTCTCCTCGGTCCGTGAGAGTTCCGCGCCGCCGCGCTCAACGAGCGCCGCGTCGATGTTGACCTCGCTCATGTCGTTGACGATGACCGCGACGCGCAGACCTTCGCGGTTGTTGAGCACGTTGTTGAGCAGCGAAGTCTTGCCGGCGCCGAGAAAGCCGGATAGGACGGTAACGGGCAGTCTCTCTGACAGGGGCATAGCTGTTCCTTTATTCATAGGGCGGCAACATTGCCGGACGGCTGTTGTTAACCAATGCCATTCGCGGCAAGTTCATCTAGTTCGATCGTGTGGATACGATATGGATTCGTCTCAGGCGGGATCGTCTCTCTCCGAAATGCACTGCGCGCAGGTTCCCAGCAGTTCGACGACGGGCCGCCTGGTACGGAACCCTTTTTCATTGCCCGCCGCTTTCAGACTCATGGCCACGCTGGGGTCTTCAACCTCGGCCACCTCACCGCAGTCGTCACAGATCAGGAACTGGCTGGCGTGCGGATGATCCGGATGTGCGCAGCCCACATAGGCATTCAGGCTTTCGAGCTTGTGCACCAGGCCCTGCTCGAGCAGGAAATTCAGTGCCCTGTAGACCGTTGGAGGGGCAGGGTTCCTGACTACGTCACGCATGCGCTCCAGCAGGTCGTAAGCACTGAGCGGTTTTTCAGCCACGCACAGCAGTTGAAGCGCGGACTTGCGTTGTTCGGTCAGCCGCGCGCCGCGCTCTTGGCACAACGCCTCGGCTCGTTCCAGTACCTGGGAAAGCACTTTGTTATTCACAGGACTCTCCTTCCCGATCAATCGCCCAAGGCGGCGACCAGTGTTCGGATGTTGTGCAACATCATGCCAAGGTGAGTATCAGCCGGTCCACCCGCCTTCGACAGCGCGTCTGAATAAAGCGTGCCGCCGATCTGCGCGCCGGTTTCCCGGACGATCTGGTCGAGCAGGCGTCGGTCGGAGATGTTGTCGATGAAGACGGCCGGGATCTGTTCCCTGTTGATCTGACGTATTAATCTGGCCACGTCACCGGCGGACGGCTCCGCTTCGGTGCTGAAACCGACCGGGGCATGGAACTCGATGCCGAAGTCTGCCGACAGATAACCGAATGCGTCGTGGGAGGTGACCACCATGCGCCGTTCGGCCGGCAGCGAGTCGATCGTTGCGCGTACCTGAGCCTCGACAGCGTCGATCTCATCCATGTACTGCGCCGCGTTGCGGCGATAGATCTCGGCCCCCGCAGGGTCGACCGCGGCCAATCCGTCGGCGATGTTGCGGACATAGATCCGGGCGTTGGCCAGGCTCTGCCACGCATGGGGATCGATCTCGCGGTGGCCGCTTTCCCCTACCCAGAGAGGCTTGACGCCGGCGGTCGCCGTCACCACCCGTCCGTTGTACCCGGATGCCTTCGTCAGGCGGTCTATCCAGCCTTCAAAACCCAATCCATTGACGACCAGCAACCTGGCTTCGGCGACGGTCCGGGCGTCCGCCGGGGTCGGCTGATAGACGTGCGCATCTTCGCCGGGACCGACGAGGGTGGTGACGTGTACCCGATCACCGCCTATCTGCCGGACCATATCGCCCAGGATGCTGAACGATGCGACCACGTCGATGGAGGTGTCGACCCGTGCGGTACCCGCCCCTGACTCGGCGATCAAACAGGCGGCGAAGACGGAAGAGAGGATAAATCGTTTGAATATCATGATCATATACTGGTTCATACCTGGCATCATGCTTCCAGATGACGGCGTGGCCTGAGGTGCGTCATGATTACGCCGTCTGGTCCGAAAGACAGTGAGAACAGATAGAACGCGCCCGCCGTAAGGATGATGGCGGGGCCGGAAGGCAGACTGGCGTGATAGGACAACAACAGGCCGACATACCCGCCCAGAAAGGCCGCAAGCACACCGATGACCACAAGGGGCGTGAGATCACGCGTCCAGAACCGGGCGGCGGCGGCGGGTAGGATCATGATCCCAACCGCCATCAGGGTCCCCAGCGCATGAAATCCGCCCACCAGATTGAGGACCGCCAGCACGAGAAAGCTGTAGTGGCCCACAGGGCTCAGGGGACTCACCGATCGGAGAAAGCCCGGGTCGAAACACTCCATCACCAATGGCCGGTAGAGGACAGCGAGCCCTAACAGGGTGACCGTGGCGATGCCCGCAACCAGGTAAATGGCCGCATCGTTCAAAGCGAGCACCGTACCGAACAGAATGTGCAGCAGGTCGACGTTGCTGCCACGCGTCGAGACGATGACGACCCCTACGGCGAGGGAAATCAGATAGAAGGCGGCCAGGCTGGAATCCTCACGGGCCACGGTGGTGCGGGCCACCAGTCCGGAGAGCATGGCCACGGTCACCCCCGCGATCACCCCGCCGAGGGTCATGGCGCCGAGCGACAGCCCCGCCACGAGGTATCCAAGGGCCGCACCGGGTAGAATGGCATGGGCCATGGCATCCCCGGTCAGACTCATCCGCCGCAGGGTCAGGAACACCCCGATGGGGGTCGCCCCAAGAGAAAGGGCAAGGCAACCGACCAGGGCCCGGCGCATGAAGCCGAATTCGACGAAGGGGGCGATGACGGCATCGTACATTATACGCCCTCCACCGGAAGGTCCACCGGACGGGAAGGAACCCGGGCGATCATCTTACGCATAGGGCCGCTCCGTCGTCAAAGGCCTCGGTAAGCCGGCGCGCGTGATCGAGATTCGCCGGTGAAAGGACGTCCTCCGTCGGTCCAGCGGCGATCTGCTCGCGGGCCAGGAGAAGGGTTTCCGGAAACTCCGACCGGACCTGATCCAGATCGTGCAGGACGGCGACTACAGTCCGCCGCTCCCGGTGCCAGCGACGAATGAGCCCCTTGAGATCCCGCACCGTCGCCGAATCGATGGCCGTGAACGGCTCGTCCAGAAGAATCAATCGAGCGTCCTGAAGGAGCAGGCGGGCGAACAGGGCACGTTGCATCTGCCCCCCGGAGAGGGTGCCGATGGGGCGCCGTTCGAAACCACCCAGCCCCACGATATCCAGGGCCTCGCCAACCATCCGGTCGCCTTCCCTTCCAAATCGACGGGAAGCTCCCCTTTGCCGCCACAATCCCATGGCCACCACGTCGAAGACCGAAATCGGAAAGCTCCAGTCTATTTCGGTCTGTTGAGGGAGGTACGCGATTTCCGAGGTGTCGATTCCCGTCAACCTGATTTCGCCGCCAAGTGGCGCGAGTCTGCCGATGGTCCCTTTGAGTAGCGTCGATTTCCCGGCGCCGTTCGGTCCCACCACGGCGACGAGGGCCCCGGCACGGATGGCGTAATCGAGATGATGGACCGCGGGATGGCGGTCGTATCCGAGGGTCAGATTTTCAAAACGCAAGATCGTGCTGTCCATTGGCGCAATCATATCAGGGCCCAGGCGACTGCCAACCACAACAGTCCGGTGGCGACGCCGGCCAGCGCAAGGCGCGCTCCTATGCCGGCCCGAAGAGGTGAAAATCCAGCTTTGTTCAGTTGTTGCAACATGACCATTTGTAGACCTTTTGTGCGGAAGCTAGAGTTGATTTCCGTCCTTTACAAACCGACTGCCGTTTTCAGTGCAAACGACGCGTTCAGCGCCCACAATCCCAGCAGTACCAGAAGCGTGCCGCCAAGCGCACCCAGGCCAGCGCCCGCCAGCGTCCACAGCGGTGATCGGTGAGCGACCACCGTACTCGCCCATGCCCTCGCCTCCGTAGCAATGATGGCCAGGACGACAATGGTGATCGCGGTACCTATGGACATAGCGATCACGGAGAGCGCGCCATACCAGATCAGATCCATCGCGGTAGCAAGAATCAGCACAAACACGGCTCCGCTGCAGGGCCGCAGTCCAATGGACAAAACCACGCCAGCCGCCGCGGGCCGGCTGCCGACCATATCGATCTCGGCCGCACTGGGCATATGCCGACAGCCGCTGCCCGCCCCATGAACAGGGTCGGCAGGAACGTGGCGGACTTCGCCGGCTACGCGCCGCAAACTGCGAACGCTTTCGGACAAGACGCCAGCCGCGCGTACCAGCAAGTAGAGACCGACGAGGGCAAGCAACGTGAAACTGGCCCGCGTCGCCCACAGTGATGCCGTTTCTGTATCTATCGGCAGCCGGCCGGCCAATCCGATCGGTACGCAAACCAGCACCAGAGCCGTCACACCCTGAAGCAGCGCAGCGGCGGCGCCCATGGCAATACCGTGATTCAACCGGCTTCGGTGGGTCAACAGGTAGGTCGTCAACACGATCTTCCCGTGTCCGGGCCCCGCGGCATGCAAGACACCGTAAATAAAGCTCGTCAGCACCAAAGCCCAGCCAACGCTATCCTTGCCACGCAACGATTCAAACTCCCGCATCAAGCCCATGAGGAATTCATTCTGCAATGCCCAGATCCAGAGCGCTACCTGGTCCCAGATCGCAACTCCCTGTCTGTTGTCGGCGTGACCGTCACCCGTGGATTGTTCGGCGGCGACATTCTCGACCGGCAGCATTGTTGTCGCGTGGATATCCATCGAGTACGCGACGGCACACAGGCATGCAAGAAGGAACCACATGTTGCAACGGACCCGCATCGAACAGTCACCTTTTCGGCAAACGGCAGGCCGACGTTATCTCCACAGCCAATATCGATTACAAGCGGGTAATCGCCATTCGATAATGTTATGTTATAACGTAACGAATAATAACCAAAAGAAACACGTTGTCAAGCCCAAGATTGCCTGTTCCGCAAAATGGTAGTTTGTGAATGCTCGACCGTGCCAGGCAGGCGCCGGCTCAATATAAAAAAGCCCGCTATTATACGGACTTACGTGTGTTCTGAAATTTCCGGGTGCCAGCCGGAGTTGGAGAGGCGCCAAACGGTGCTGGAGGGTGTCTCAGGACGGGTACCGGACGTGGGCTCATTCCCATTCGATGGTGCCGGGAGGCTTGGAACTGAGGTCGTAGACCACGCGGTTTACGCCTCGCACTTCGTTGATGATGCGGTTCGACACGTGCGCTAGGAAGTCCGTGGGCAGGCGCGCCCAGTCGGCCGTCATGAAGTCCAGCGTGGTCACGGCCCGGAGGGCAATGACGCGCTCGTAGGTGCGGGCGTCGCCCATCACGCCGACGGTCTTGACCGGGAGCAGCACGGCCAGCGCCTGGGAGACTTCGTCGTACAGGCCGGCCCGGCGCAGTTCGTCGATGAAGATCTTGTCCGCGTCCTGCAGCATGGCCACGCGCTCGCGGGTGACTTCTCCCAGCACGCGGATGCCGAGACCAGGGCCAGGGAAAGGATGGCGGTTGATGATCTCGTCGGGCAGGCCGAGTTCCCGTCCCACGGTGCGCACCTCGTCTTTGAACAGGTTCCGGACCGGTTCGAGCAGTTCCAGTTCAAGGTCGTCCGGCAATCCGCCCACGTTGTGGTGGGTCTTGATGACGCTGGCCGGGCCCTTCACGGAGGCGCTTTCGATCACGTCGGGGTAAAGGGTGCCCTGGGCCAGGATGTGGACGCCGCGCAACGAGGTCAGTTCGCTTTCCAGGACGCGAATAAACTCGTCCCCGATGATCTTGCGCTTCTGTTCCGGTTCCTCCACGCCTTTCAGCCGGTCCAGGA carries:
- a CDS encoding nickel transporter, with product MRVRCNMWFLLACLCAVAYSMDIHATTMLPVENVAAEQSTGDGHADNRQGVAIWDQVALWIWALQNEFLMGLMREFESLRGKDSVGWALVLTSFIYGVLHAAGPGHGKIVLTTYLLTHRSRLNHGIAMGAAAALLQGVTALVLVCVPIGLAGRLPIDTETASLWATRASFTLLALVGLYLLVRAAGVLSESVRSLRRVAGEVRHVPADPVHGAGSGCRHMPSAAEIDMVGSRPAAAGVVLSIGLRPCSGAVFVLILATAMDLIWYGALSVIAMSIGTAITIVVLAIIATEARAWASTVVAHRSPLWTLAGAGLGALGGTLLVLLGLWALNASFALKTAVGL
- a CDS encoding transcriptional repressor, encoding MNNKVLSQVLERAEALCQERGARLTEQRKSALQLLCVAEKPLSAYDLLERMRDVVRNPAPPTVYRALNFLLEQGLVHKLESLNAYVGCAHPDHPHASQFLICDDCGEVAEVEDPSVAMSLKAAGNEKGFRTRRPVVELLGTCAQCISERDDPA
- a CDS encoding metal ABC transporter substrate-binding protein; this encodes MIFKRFILSSVFAACLIAESGAGTARVDTSIDVVASFSILGDMVRQIGGDRVHVTTLVGPGEDAHVYQPTPADARTVAEARLLVVNGLGFEGWIDRLTKASGYNGRVVTATAGVKPLWVGESGHREIDPHAWQSLANARIYVRNIADGLAAVDPAGAEIYRRNAAQYMDEIDAVEAQVRATIDSLPAERRMVVTSHDAFGYLSADFGIEFHAPVGFSTEAEPSAGDVARLIRQINREQIPAVFIDNISDRRLLDQIVRETGAQIGGTLYSDALSKAGGPADTHLGMMLHNIRTLVAALGD
- a CDS encoding metal ABC transporter permease, with the translated sequence MYDAVIAPFVEFGFMRRALVGCLALSLGATPIGVFLTLRRMSLTGDAMAHAILPGAALGYLVAGLSLGAMTLGGVIAGVTVAMLSGLVARTTVAREDSSLAAFYLISLAVGVVIVSTRGSNVDLLHILFGTVLALNDAAIYLVAGIATVTLLGLAVLYRPLVMECFDPGFLRSVSPLSPVGHYSFLVLAVLNLVGGFHALGTLMAVGIMILPAAAARFWTRDLTPLVVIGVLAAFLGGYVGLLLSYHASLPSGPAIILTAGAFYLFSLSFGPDGVIMTHLRPRRHLEA
- a CDS encoding metal ABC transporter ATP-binding protein, with the translated sequence MIAPMDSTILRFENLTLGYDRHPAVHHLDYAIRAGALVAVVGPNGAGKSTLLKGTIGRLAPLGGEIRLTGIDTSEIAYLPQQTEIDWSFPISVFDVVAMGLWRQRGASRRFGREGDRMVGEALDIVGLGGFERRPIGTLSGGQMQRALFARLLLQDARLILLDEPFTAIDSATVRDLKGLIRRWHRERRTVVAVLHDLDQVRSEFPETLLLAREQIAAGPTEDVLSPANLDHARRLTEAFDDGAALCVR